The following proteins come from a genomic window of Pirellula staleyi DSM 6068:
- a CDS encoding cupin domain-containing protein, translating to MSPATRFVTEENKIVEHLPWGPHEWLCRPDLVEAQLLQLVRVNMPPGQGHAFHRHPTMEEIIYVVSGTCEQWVDQERKILRVGDVAHIPMDMVHGSYNVGDDTLVLLAILSPAKFEGPALIDVSTEEPWASLRGI from the coding sequence ATGTCGCCAGCCACTCGGTTTGTCACCGAAGAAAACAAGATTGTCGAGCATTTGCCGTGGGGACCACACGAATGGCTCTGCCGCCCCGATCTCGTCGAGGCTCAGCTGCTGCAACTGGTGCGGGTCAACATGCCTCCCGGCCAAGGGCATGCCTTCCACCGTCATCCGACCATGGAAGAGATCATCTATGTCGTTTCGGGGACCTGCGAACAGTGGGTCGACCAGGAACGAAAAATTTTGCGTGTCGGGGATGTCGCCCACATTCCGATGGACATGGTGCATGGCAGCTACAACGTCGGGGACGACACGCTCGTGCTGCTCGCCATTCTCTCGCCCGCCAAGTTCGAAGGCCCTGCGCTGATCGATGTCAGCACCGAAGAGCCGTGGGCTTCACTGCGTGGCATCTAG
- a CDS encoding Gfo/Idh/MocA family oxidoreductase has product MRKHGVAIAGAGFIGPVHLEALRRLGIRIVGLLGSTPEKSRAAALAQGVEKGYASLDELLADPDVTAVHLALPNVLHYEYCCRAIAAGKHVMCEKPLAMNSRETAELAALAARSNVACGVAYNVRFYPLNLQVRAMIRAGELGEIYSVCGSYRQDWLLFDTDYNWRVLEEAGGKLRALADIGTHWLDLVQSMTGLEIERVVCDLQTVHPVRQRPKGEIETFSGKNKPAVDREPVDITTDDAAGVLLKFAGGARGVLDVSQVTAGRKNEVSYEIAGSKASVSWNSEKPDQLWIGRRDQPSELLSRDPSLMAGEVRRYANYPGGHVEGFPDTFKQLFRAFYDYIEAGDFRAPATFPTFADGHREVVLCEALLKSHTAQSWVEVPR; this is encoded by the coding sequence ATGCGTAAGCATGGAGTCGCAATCGCTGGTGCCGGATTTATCGGTCCGGTACATCTCGAAGCACTTCGGCGGCTCGGCATTCGCATTGTCGGTCTGCTCGGAAGCACTCCCGAGAAATCACGCGCCGCAGCGCTCGCTCAAGGTGTCGAAAAGGGGTATGCCTCGCTCGACGAACTCCTGGCCGACCCCGATGTGACCGCTGTTCATCTAGCGCTACCCAACGTGCTGCATTATGAGTACTGCTGTCGCGCCATCGCTGCTGGCAAGCATGTGATGTGCGAAAAGCCGCTGGCGATGAACAGCCGCGAAACAGCCGAACTCGCCGCGCTGGCCGCGCGCTCGAATGTCGCGTGCGGCGTAGCCTACAACGTTCGGTTCTATCCTCTCAACTTGCAGGTGCGCGCGATGATTCGCGCTGGCGAACTGGGTGAGATCTATTCGGTGTGCGGCAGTTATCGCCAAGACTGGCTGCTGTTCGATACCGACTACAACTGGCGCGTGCTGGAAGAAGCGGGGGGCAAGTTGCGTGCGCTCGCCGATATCGGCACCCACTGGCTCGACCTCGTGCAGTCGATGACGGGACTTGAAATCGAGCGCGTCGTTTGTGATCTGCAAACCGTTCATCCTGTTCGTCAGCGCCCCAAAGGAGAAATCGAGACGTTCAGCGGAAAGAACAAGCCAGCTGTCGATCGCGAACCGGTCGATATCACTACCGACGATGCAGCTGGTGTGCTGCTGAAATTCGCTGGTGGTGCGCGGGGCGTGCTCGATGTCTCGCAAGTCACTGCAGGACGCAAGAACGAAGTGTCGTACGAAATCGCTGGCAGCAAGGCGTCGGTTAGCTGGAATAGCGAGAAGCCCGATCAGCTCTGGATTGGTCGCCGCGATCAGCCGAGCGAACTTCTCTCGCGCGATCCTTCGCTGATGGCCGGTGAAGTGCGTCGCTATGCCAACTATCCTGGCGGGCATGTGGAAGGTTTTCCCGACACGTTTAAGCAGCTCTTTCGAGCGTTTTACGACTATATTGAAGCAGGCGACTTTCGCGCGCCAGCTACGTTTCCCACCTTTGCGGATGGTCATCGTGAAGTCGTACTGTGCGAAGCGCTACTCAAGAGTCACACAGCGCAAAGCTGGGTCGAAGTGCCGCGCTAA
- a CDS encoding sugar phosphate isomerase/epimerase: protein MQLGICSAILPDLNLREVLEFSATAGLDCVEVMCWPVGRAERRYAGVTHLDVNLVTPSSKSELESLVSDTGVAISALGYYPNALSHDEAEATMSASHIVRVIEAAAELGLSRMNTFIGRNQFESVDTNWPRMLRVWEPIVRRAEALQIKIGIENCPMIFTKDEWPGGKNLCTTPPIWRRLFTDLASDYLGLNFDPSHFAWQQIDYTAPLKEFASKLFHVHAKDARVDRAALAEVGIMAEPLKFHTPKIPGLGDINWGNFLSVLSDAPYHGPVCIEVEDRAFEHSLEARKASVVQSANYLRQFLPRNH from the coding sequence GTGCAACTCGGAATTTGCTCAGCCATTTTGCCCGATTTGAATTTGCGTGAAGTGCTCGAATTCTCAGCGACGGCGGGACTCGATTGCGTCGAAGTGATGTGCTGGCCCGTCGGTCGCGCAGAACGACGCTACGCCGGTGTGACCCACCTCGATGTCAATCTCGTCACCCCCTCGAGCAAGTCGGAACTCGAGTCCCTTGTGAGCGACACCGGAGTTGCGATCAGCGCGCTGGGCTACTATCCCAATGCTCTCTCGCACGACGAGGCTGAGGCGACCATGTCGGCCTCGCATATTGTGCGCGTGATCGAAGCCGCTGCTGAGCTCGGTCTGTCGCGCATGAACACCTTCATCGGTCGCAACCAGTTTGAGTCTGTCGACACGAACTGGCCTCGCATGCTACGTGTGTGGGAGCCGATTGTTCGTCGTGCTGAAGCGTTGCAAATCAAGATCGGCATCGAAAATTGCCCGATGATCTTCACCAAAGATGAGTGGCCCGGTGGCAAAAATCTCTGCACCACCCCTCCGATTTGGCGCCGACTCTTCACCGATCTAGCAAGCGACTATCTGGGCCTGAACTTTGATCCGTCGCACTTTGCATGGCAGCAAATCGATTACACCGCGCCGTTGAAAGAGTTCGCCTCGAAGCTGTTTCATGTGCACGCAAAAGATGCGCGTGTTGATCGGGCAGCTCTGGCCGAAGTCGGAATCATGGCCGAGCCACTCAAGTTCCATACCCCCAAAATTCCAGGTTTGGGCGATATCAACTGGGGGAACTTCCTGTCGGTCCTCAGCGATGCTCCTTACCATGGGCCTGTTTGTATCGAAGTCGAAGACCGCGCCTTCGAGCACTCGCTCGAGGCACGTAAAGCATCGGTCGTGCAAAGTGCGAACTACCTCCGCCAATTCCTGCCACGCAATCATTGA
- a CDS encoding GGDEF domain-containing protein, translating into MSPLVANVVPGFFSGVAFASLLLCLGLAIGIYLGRRMPSAVKSALDPQLMIELMAGMMRLTSGVASDVSQYRAVIERFAKGMSDSKTTPAVPADLVTHVMQANEQLQEKLTIAESTLARQASEINQIMNEARTDALTGLANRRAFDDEFARRLSQWKRHGTALMLVLVDVDHFKPVNDQYGHQAGDAVLKQLGKLLSAAVRDTDLVARYGGEEFAILLVDSGIEGGAITIARIQQAIASSTFRHEGVALRITASFGLAQPSASDDQKQLIARADEALYAAKHGGRNCGYFHTGTSVVPLIARTMVTSTSDTEVIENDLKSLEKQVSRAVAPSPAGFDNVCADLRRKLSEVTK; encoded by the coding sequence ATGTCCCCGCTGGTTGCCAACGTCGTTCCCGGTTTCTTTTCGGGAGTAGCTTTTGCCTCGCTACTTCTCTGTCTCGGCTTGGCTATTGGCATCTATCTCGGGCGGCGTATGCCCTCGGCGGTCAAGAGTGCCCTCGATCCGCAGCTGATGATCGAGCTCATGGCAGGGATGATGCGGCTGACTAGTGGCGTGGCGAGCGATGTTTCGCAGTACCGCGCGGTCATCGAGCGATTTGCCAAAGGGATGAGCGATTCCAAAACCACGCCTGCTGTTCCCGCCGATCTCGTGACGCACGTGATGCAGGCGAACGAGCAGCTTCAAGAAAAATTGACCATCGCAGAATCGACACTGGCTCGCCAAGCGAGCGAGATTAACCAAATCATGAACGAAGCGCGAACCGACGCGCTCACTGGACTAGCCAATCGCCGCGCTTTCGACGACGAATTTGCACGACGACTTTCGCAGTGGAAGCGTCACGGCACCGCGCTCATGCTGGTGCTCGTCGACGTCGATCACTTTAAGCCTGTCAACGATCAGTATGGTCATCAGGCTGGCGATGCCGTGCTGAAACAACTCGGCAAGCTCTTGAGCGCAGCAGTGCGCGACACCGATCTTGTTGCCCGTTATGGGGGCGAAGAGTTCGCGATTCTGCTGGTCGATAGCGGCATCGAAGGGGGCGCAATCACGATCGCACGCATACAACAGGCAATTGCCTCGAGTACGTTCCGTCACGAAGGTGTTGCGCTGCGAATTACTGCCAGCTTCGGGCTTGCACAGCCGAGCGCAAGTGACGATCAAAAACAGCTCATCGCGCGTGCCGACGAAGCGCTCTACGCCGCCAAACATGGAGGGCGTAACTGCGGCTACTTCCATACCGGTACGAGCGTAGTTCCTCTGATCGCTCGAACCATGGTCACCTCGACCAGCGACACCGAAGTGATCGAAAACGACCTGAAATCGCTCGAAAAACAGGTGTCGCGGGCTGTCGCGCCATCGCCAGCAGGGTTTGATAACGTCTGCGCCGATCTCCGCCGCAAGTTGTCGGAAGTGACAAAGTAG